The sequence below is a genomic window from Deltaproteobacteria bacterium.
CCCGACATATTCGAAATTGCCCGTTACGGGACCGATCTGGGGCTCCGGATGGTAATGGCGCCCAACGGAACCCTGATCACCAGGGAAATGGCCGGGAAAATGGCCGGGGCGGGCATAAAGCGCATCAGCATCAGCCTCGACGGTGCCACGCGCGACGTCCACGACCGGTTCAGGGGGGTGGAGGGAGCCTTTGACGGCGCCCTGCATGGGATCGAGTTGGCCAAAGAGGCCGGCATCGAGTTTCAAATCAACACCACCATCACCAAGTCCAATCTCGACCAGATACAGGCCATCCAGGACCTCGCCGTAAAACTGGGTGCCGTGGCGCACCACATCTTTCTGCTGGTGCCCACCGGCAGGGGAAAATACATTGTCGACAAGGAAATCAATGCCCTGGAGTACGAGGAAACCCTCAATTGGTTTTACGATCAAAGAGGGCAGACGCCGCTGCAGCTCAAGGCCACCTGCGCACCGCACTATTACCGGATTCTCAGGCAGAATGCCAAGAGAGACGGTGAAAAGGTAACCTTCCAAACCCATGGCCTGGACGCGGTCACCCGTGGCTGCCTGGGTGGCGTGGGTTTCTGTTTCATTTCCCATACCGGCATTGTGCAGCCCTGCGGCTTTCTCGATCTCAACTGCGGCGACATCACCCAAAAGCCTTTCCAGGAAATCTGGAATGATTCGGAAATCTTCAGAAATCTGCGTGATTTTGACGCATTGAAGGGGAAATGCGGGGCATGCGAATACCGCAAGGTGTGCGGCGGATGCCGGGCCAGGGCCTACGAAGCCACCGGCGACTACATGGCGGAAGAGCCGCTGTGCAGCTACCAGCCGGCTCAGACCTAAACGGCGCCAGGCACGAGGCGCAAGGAACCTTCAGAGCGCCTGGCACCCAGCGCTCTAAGCCCTGCGCCGTATACCCTATGCCGTGAAACGTGGAGCGAACCGCACGTCTATCGTCTTACCTCTACCGTTTCACGCTTTTTTGGAAGTGTCCCCTATACCGTGAACCGCATACCGTGTACCGCATCCCCTTTACAATCCCTTGACATGCAAACGATTCTTATCTATTCTCTCACCGAACTGCCTGATGCCCTCATGGTGTCGGGACAACCTTTTCCACACCGTTACTCTTAATCTTGAACAGCGTATTCGTGCAATGAAGCAACCAGGACCCCGCATATGCCCGGCAATCCTTTTCCTCGTGATACTCTTTGCCTGCATGGCCACTGCTGCTTTCGCCGCGGAGCTTCAGGAAATCAGAACCGGGAAAAAAAGTGGTTTTACACGCATCGTTTTTGAGTTCAACGGGCCTGTCCGCTACCTGGTAAAAGAGAGCCAGGGGGCGGGAAAGCTGCTGTTGACCTTCACGGAATCGACATCCGGGCCAGGGGCTGGCAAAAAGATTGCGTTGGCCCCGCCTATCAAGTCCATCACGGTTCAAGCGAAGGGGAAAAATCTGAAAACCGGCATAGACCTTGCCACTCCCCAGTACCGCATGCAGGCGTTCACCTTGACCGAACCGGACAGGGTGGTCTTCGACCTTTACCCTCTAGCACCTGCCGCATCCGAGGTGCGGCTGAACCGGATGGTTGTGAAAGCGTCGATGCGAGGCGATGGCGGCGCGGAAAAAACGGAAATTGAATCACCGGCTGAAACGGCGGAAAAAAGTCCCAACACAGCGGCTCCCGAACAGGCCGCCTCCCCGCCCCCCGCGGCGGAGGCCCCCGGGGGCAAGCCCGGCATCCAAAAGCCGCGGCGAACGGCCGAAGTGCCAAGCCGGCAACCTGCACCGCAAATGGCTGCCGGCCCTGAAATTGCTCCGGCAGCGGTCGCACCCGCCCAACCCGCCGGCAAACAAGCGCCAAAGGCCCCGGAAACGGCACCGGCTGCACCGAAGCCGTCGCCGGCATCCGGCACCATGAAGCAAGAGGTGCAGACAACCCCGTCGGGAAACTTCCAGACCTATCTGATCGCCGCC
It includes:
- the ahbD gene encoding heme b synthase; amino-acid sequence: MSDKKHPHEDRKSSPPLRLVAWEITRNCNLSCVHCRAAATMGPYEGELDTQAGLRLLDQIKGVGDPIIILTGGEPLLRPDIFEIARYGTDLGLRMVMAPNGTLITREMAGKMAGAGIKRISISLDGATRDVHDRFRGVEGAFDGALHGIELAKEAGIEFQINTTITKSNLDQIQAIQDLAVKLGAVAHHIFLLVPTGRGKYIVDKEINALEYEETLNWFYDQRGQTPLQLKATCAPHYYRILRQNAKRDGEKVTFQTHGLDAVTRGCLGGVGFCFISHTGIVQPCGFLDLNCGDITQKPFQEIWNDSEIFRNLRDFDALKGKCGACEYRKVCGGCRARAYEATGDYMAEEPLCSYQPAQT